A genome region from Macaca fascicularis isolate 582-1 chromosome 3, T2T-MFA8v1.1 includes the following:
- the LOC102119952 gene encoding small ribosomal subunit protein eS4, X isoform-like: MAGGPKKHLKRVAAPKHWMLDKLTGVFAPRPSTGPHKLRECLPLIIFLRNRLKYALTGDEVKKICMQRFIKIDGKVRTDITYPAGFMDVISIDKTGENFRLIYDTKGHFAVHRITPEEAKYKLCKVRKIFVGTKRIPHLVTHDAHTIHYPDPLIKVNDTIQIDLETTKITDFIKFDTGNLCMVTGGANLGRIGVITNRERHPGSFDVVHVKDANGNSFPTRLSNIFVIDKGNKPWISLPQGKGIRLTIAEE, from the coding sequence ATGGCTGGTGGTCCCAAGAAGCATCTGAAGCGGGTAGCAGCTCCAAAGCATTGGATGCTGGATAAATTGACTGGTGTGTTTGCTCCTCGTCCATCCACCGGTCCCCACAAGTTGAGAGAGTGTCTCCCCCTCATCATTTTCCTAAGGAACAGACTTAAGTATGCCCTGACAGGAGATGAAGTAAAGAAGATTTGCATGCAGCGGTTCATTAAGATCGATGGCAAGGTCCGAACTGATATAACCTACCCTGCTGGATTCATGGATGTCATCAGCATTGACAAGACGGGAGAGAATTTCCGTCTGATCTATGACACCAAGGGTCACTTTGCTGTACATCGTATTACACCTGAGGAGGCGAAGTACAAGTTATGCAAAGTGAGAAAGATCTTTGTGGGCACAAAAAGAATCCCTCATCTGGTGACTCATGATGCCCACACCATCCACTACCCCGATCCCCTCATCAAGGTGAATGATACCATTCAGATTGATTTGGAGACTACCAAGATTACTGATTTCATCAAGTTCGACACTGGTAACCTGTGTATGGTGACTGGAGGTGCTAACCTGGGAAGAATTGGTGTGATCACCAACAGAGAAAGGCATCCTGGATCTTTTGACGTGGTTCACGTGAAAGATGCCAATGGCAACAGTTTTCCCACTCGACTTTCCAACATTTTTGTTATTGACAAGGGCAACAAACCATGGATTTCTCTTCCCCAAGGAAAGGGTATCCGCCTCACCATTGCTGAAGAGTGA